From Nymphaea colorata isolate Beijing-Zhang1983 chromosome 6, ASM883128v2, whole genome shotgun sequence, a single genomic window includes:
- the LOC116255483 gene encoding probable beta-1,3-galactosyltransferase 12, with protein sequence MTSESSPPLPLSAHAHAHYGGLAGADDEESRCHSDGGGDDHYGSHGKPKQKFRKSKKRPLLSPLLVFSLLSFSLGLAGLSLSAYALLFRPLDAYSSLPGFLRCRGSEDTARVARLANSHRSKAHIDFVPRPRLLGVVGVQTSFFSRENRMALRDTWFPADHEELLRLEHATGLAFRFVIGRTNDAKKNADLQEEVDKYNDFLLLDIEEEEGLKLPYKTLAFFKAAFDLFDAEFYVKLDDDVYLRPDRLATLLARDRINPATYIGCMKKGSVVTDPKMKWYEPAGHLLGKEYFYHAYGPLYALSAEVVAALVNTRNDSLRIFSHEDVTIGLWMLAMNVNHEDSRAMCDSQCTPTSIAVWDVSKCSGLCSPVDSLKELHKTSMCSKSPTMSPDGK encoded by the exons ATGACGTCCGAATCATCTCCtccgctccctctctctgctcACGCCCACGCCCACTACGGCGGTCTCGCCGGCGCCGACGATGAGGAGTCCCGCTGCCACAgtgacggcggcggcgacgaccATTACGGCAGCCACGGCAAGCCCAAACAGAAATTCAGGAAGAGCAAGAAACGGCCTCTCCTGTCTCCCCTCCTTGTCTTTtccctcctctccttctcgcTTGGCCTCGCCGGCCTCTCCCTCTCAGCCTACGCCCTCCTCTTCCGTCCCCTCGACGCCTACTCGTCCCTCCCTGGCTTCCTTCGATGTCGAGGGTCAGAAGACACGGCACGCGTGGCTCGGCTTGCCAATTCCCATCGGTCAAAGGCGCACATCGATTTCGTTCCCCGCCCCAGGCTCCTCGGCGTCGTCGGCGTTCAGACCAGCTTCTTCTCGAGGGAGAACAGGATGGCGCTCCGGGATACGTGGTTCCCGGCGGATCACGAGGAGCTCCTTCG CTTAGAGCATGCTACTGGCTTAGCATTCAGATTTGTCATTGGACGCACAAATGATGCAAAGAAAAATGCTGACCTTCAGGAGGAGGTGGATAAATACAACGACTTTTTGCTTCTAGACATTGAAGAGGAGGAGGGTCTTAAATTGCCGTACAAAAC GTTGGCATTCTTCAAAGCAGCTTTTGATCTTTTTGACGCAGAATTTTATGTGAAATTAGATGATGACGTATATCTGAGGCCCG ATCGTCTTGCAACCCTTCTAGCTAGAGATCGCATTAATCCGGCCACTTACATTGGCTGCATGAAAAAGGGCTCAGTTGTCACAGATCCAAAGATGAAATG GTATGAACCGGCAGGGCATTTACTTGGTAAAGAGTACTTTTATCATGCCTATGGGCCTCTATATGCTCTATCAGCTGAAGTGGTGGCGGCATTAGTGAACACAAGGAATGACAG tttGAGGATTTTCAGTCATGAGGATGTTACTATTGGTTTGTGGATGTTAGCTATGAATGTCAACCATGAAGACAGTCGGGCAATGTGTGATAGTCAATGCACACCAACGTCCATTGCAGTGTGGGATGTTTCAAAATGTTCAG GGCTTTGTAGTCCCGTTGATAGCTTGAAGGAGCTTCACAAAACCAGCATGTGTTCCAAGAGCCCCACAATGTCACCCGACGGGAAGTGA
- the LOC116256264 gene encoding extracellular ribonuclease LE-like — protein MASFLSSALTSVALFLALTSSLVAADFDVYYYGVMWPGAYCTQMKPGRCCMPSTGAPAEDFYVSTMATYTNDGKEVKKCSSSNFYINELLDLSESLQLYWPSIKCPQNDGKSSWRSIWKTFGVCTNLSEHDYFEKALQIRTDVNVLRILEDNGIVPDGSNYSLASIQQALDNGIGQKVAIQCSKIYNTSLYQLFRIFFCVDQSDASTIVSCPFVSKYKCPDEVVFSHFDVGMLKGFTALPELNPIKLYPENE, from the exons atggcttcttttctttcttctgctctCACTTCTGTTGCATTGTTTCTTGCTCTGACCTCGTCGCTTGTTGCTGCTGATTTTGATGTTTACTATTATGGCGTAATG TGGCCAGGTGCGTATTGTACACAAATGAAGCCAGGAAGGTGCTGCATGCCCAGCACAGGTGCCCCTGCAGAAGATTTTTATGTATCTACCATGGCCACATACACGAATGACGGAAAAGAAGTTAAGAAGTGCAGTTCCTCTAATTTTTACATCAATGAG CTTTTGGATCTGAGTGAAAGCCTCCAACTCTACTGGCCTAGCATAAAATGTCCACAAAATGATGGAAAATCTAGCTGGAGAAGCATTTGGAAGACTTTTGGAGTGTGCACCAATCTGAGTGAACATGATTATTTTGAGAAGGCACTGCAGATAAGAACAGATGTTAATGTACTGCGAATACTAGAAGACAATG GCATTGTTCCCGATGGAAGTAACTACAGTTTGGCGTCGATCCAGCAGGCACTTGACAATGGCATTGGACAGAAGGTTGCAATTCAATGTAGCAAGATCTACAACACCAGCCTCTACCAGTTGTTTCGGATCTTCTTCTGCGTGGACCAGTCTGATGCTTCCACCATAGTCTCCtgtccatttgtctccaaaTACAAGTGCCCAGATGAAGTTGTGTTCTCACACTTTGATGTAGGCATGCTCAAGGGGTTTACTGCACTTCCCGAGCTCAACCCCATCAAGCTTTATCCGGAAAACGAGTGA
- the LOC116256876 gene encoding GTP-binding protein BRASSINAZOLE INSENSITIVE PALE GREEN 2, chloroplastic, protein MLFSAFSRRLLRRNSALTISSFLATASVARFPPPTTPSDHIVEVPDPPSVPWHPTFLGAPSWRFSRSFSEGVLPKTINYRSHGDADGDDLLVCPGCGVYLQDENPKLPGFFIKPSTKTPKFCFLSDDEDRKPEDASVSSNPVEEKPVVCSRCHSLRYYGRVKDESAENLLPDFDFDYYLGHRLSSSTGSRSVVMMVVDASDFDGSFPRRVARLVSNTIEEDSAAWKKGKPGNVPRVVLVVTKIDLLPSSISPTRLEHWVRQRAREGGSNKLTSVHLVSAVRDWGMKNLIEDIKELVGTRGNVWAVGAQNVGKSTLINAISKQVKGKVMHLTEAPVPGTTLGIIRVEGVFPGQAKLFDTPGILHPYQITTRLTRDEQKLVHISKELRPRTFRVKAGYAVHIGGLLRLDVEEASVDTIYLTVWASPYIPLHMGRIEHASTMVEAHFGRQLQPPIGEKRVGELGKWIRREYKVSGASWDVNSTDVAAAGLGWFAIGLKGEAVLGVWCYDGIDITVRSALIPDKAKMFETAGFTVSKIVSRADKAMNKTRRDEKMKQNEGPSERVGSDQSLPLDNPDAHSC, encoded by the exons ATGCTCTTCTCGGCGTTCTCGCGGCGGCTTCTCCGCCGTAATTCGGCTCTGACAATCTCCTCCTTCCTCGCCACCGCCTCCGTTGCTCGCTTCCCTCCGCCAACAACGCCGTCGGATCACATCGTGGAAGTTCCCGACCCTCCCTCCGTCCCCTGGCATCCTACCTTCCTAGGTGCTCCTTCCTGGAGATTCTCTCGGAGTTTCTCGGAGGGAGTCCTCCCCAAAACCATAAACTACAGGAGCCATGGCGACGCTGATGGAGACGACCTCCTCGTTTGCCCCGGTTGCGGCGTCTACTTGCAGGACGAGAACCCCAAGCTACCCGGTTTTTTCATCAAACCCTCGACGAAGACtcccaaattctgtttccttTCCGATGATGAGGACCGCAAGCCGGAAGACGCCAGCGTTAGTTCCAATCCGGTTGAAGAGAAGCCGGTTGTCTGCTCTCGGTGCCACTCGTTGCGATACTACGGCAGGGTGAAGGACGAGAGCGCAGAGAATCTGCTGCCTGATTTCGACTTCGATTACTATCTAGGACACCGTCTGTCGAGTTCGACTGGGAGCCGGTCGGTGGTCATGATGGTCGTGGATGCCTCCGATTTCGACGGGTCGTTTCCCCGGCGAGTCGCGAGGTTGGTGTCTAACACGATTGAGGAGGACTCTGCGGCGTGGAAGAAGGGGAAACCCGGGAACGTGCCGCGAGTTGTGCTCGTCGTGACGAAGATCGACCTCCTGCCGTCGAGCATCTCGCCGACGAGGCTGGAGCATTGGGTGCGGCAGCGAGCAAGGGAAGGGGGATCCAACAAGTTGACGAGCGTTCACCTCGTAAGCGCAGTGCGCGATTGGGGAATGAAGAATCTGATAGAGGATATCAAAGAACTGGTGGGGACGCGGGGGAATGTCTGGGCAGTTGGGGCACAGAATGTGGGGAAGTCGACGCTGATCAACGCGATAAGCAAGCAGGTTAAGGGGAAGGTTATGCACCTGACGGAGGCGCCGGTGCCGGGGACTACATTGGGGATCATTCGGGTGGAGGGCGTGTTTCCCGGTCAGGCCAAATTGTTTGATACACCGGGCATCCTGCATCCTTATCAGATTACGACGAGGTTAACGAGAGATGAGCAGAAGTTGGTTCACATCAGTAAGGAGCTTAGGCCAAGGACTTTCAGAGTGAAG GCTGGCTATGCAGTTCATATAGGTGGACTACTGAGGCTGGACGTGGAAGAGGCATCAGTTGATACCATTTATCTTACAGTCTGGGCATCTCCTTATATCCCACTTCATATGGGCAGGATTGAGCATGCAAGCACAATGGTGGAAGCTCATTTTGGTCGACAGTTACAG CCACCAATCGGTGAAAAACGAGTTGGCGAACTTGGAAAATGGATCAGGCGGGAATATAAAGTTTCTGGAGCCAGTTGGGACGTGAACTCCACAGATGTGGCTGCTGCTGGGCTTGGTTGGTTTGCCATAGGATTGAAGGGAGAGGCTGTTCTTGGTGTATGGTGTTACGATGGAATTGATATCACGGTGCGCAGTGCATTAATCCCTGACAAAGCAAAAATGTTTGAAACTGCTGGATTCACAGTCTCAAAAATTGTGTCAAGGGCTGACAAAGCCATGAACAAGACTCGTCGTGATGAAAAGATGAAGCAAAACGAAGGGCCTAGTGAAAGAGTTGGCAGTGATCAGTCATTACCTCTGGACAATCCGGATGCTCATTCCTGTTGA